The following are encoded in a window of Caldicellulosiruptor danielii genomic DNA:
- a CDS encoding HD domain-containing protein, producing the protein MDSIDLIALEMIKYFKNDVRRINHALKVFSFARLIGKAEGLDMKKQFVLEAAALLHDIGIKVCEQKYNSTAGHLQEIEGPEVAKEILSPMNIEKDTLERILFLIGSHHSYSKIDDIDFQILVEADFLVNIYEDSMEFETIKSIKHKYFKTKMGLFLIEKMFEV; encoded by the coding sequence TTGGACTCTATTGATTTAATTGCACTTGAGATGATAAAATATTTCAAAAATGATGTAAGAAGAATAAACCATGCACTCAAAGTATTTTCATTTGCAAGGCTGATTGGGAAGGCGGAAGGTTTGGACATGAAAAAACAGTTTGTTTTAGAGGCTGCTGCGCTTTTACATGATATTGGAATTAAGGTGTGTGAACAGAAATATAATTCAACAGCAGGTCATCTGCAGGAGATTGAAGGACCAGAGGTTGCAAAAGAAATTTTGTCACCCATGAATATCGAAAAAGACACACTTGAGAGGATACTTTTTCTCATTGGCAGTCATCATTCATATTCGAAAATAGATGACATTGACTTTCAAATCCTTGTTGAAGCAGATTTTCTTGTAAATATATATGAAGACTCTATGGAATTCGAAACAATAAAGAGCATAAAACACAAATACTTTAAAACAAAAATGGGACTTTTCCTGATTGAAAAGATGTTTGAAGTATGA
- a CDS encoding NAD(P)/FAD-dependent oxidoreductase, whose amino-acid sequence MRYVIIGNSVAACGCIEAIRKVDLQNPIIVISDEKYRVYSRPLISYYLAGKVDESKMYIRDEDYYEKNKVEPILGEKAISVDFKNKEVVLDDNSKVKYDKLLIATGGKPFVPPTKGFELKNVFTFIKFDDVKAIDEAIKNGAKKAVVIGAGLSGLKAAEALIKRGLEVTVVELANRILGSILDLEASKIVQDEIEKHGIVFKLETSVDEIIGDGKVEKVRLKNGEVLDSDIVVFAIGVVPNIDFLKGTELKINRGIVVDEHMRTNIEDVYAAGDCAEGYDFVFEQQRVIPIWPNAYNQGETAGYNMAGVEKTFDRGFPMNSIGFFDVHMITAGIVVPNSDDIEVLVKHDKEKNAYRKIYVKNGRVLGFMFINSIDRAGMITNMIKEGLNVESIKHRLLDDDFGYLDLPKELRQEKILGGAKA is encoded by the coding sequence ATGAGATATGTTATAATAGGAAACTCTGTTGCAGCCTGTGGCTGTATAGAAGCAATAAGAAAAGTAGATCTACAGAACCCTATTATTGTGATCTCAGATGAAAAGTACAGGGTGTATTCAAGACCGCTTATCTCTTACTATCTTGCTGGAAAAGTTGACGAGAGCAAGATGTATATAAGAGATGAGGACTATTACGAAAAGAACAAGGTGGAACCAATACTTGGCGAAAAAGCAATCTCAGTGGACTTTAAGAATAAAGAAGTTGTGCTTGATGATAATAGCAAGGTAAAATACGATAAGCTTCTTATTGCAACAGGTGGAAAGCCTTTCGTGCCACCTACAAAAGGGTTTGAACTGAAAAATGTATTTACCTTTATCAAATTTGATGATGTTAAGGCTATAGATGAGGCAATTAAAAATGGAGCAAAAAAGGCTGTGGTTATTGGTGCGGGGCTGAGTGGTCTTAAAGCAGCAGAAGCACTTATCAAAAGGGGTTTAGAGGTTACAGTTGTTGAGCTTGCAAATAGGATTTTGGGCTCTATCTTGGATTTAGAAGCATCAAAGATAGTTCAAGACGAGATAGAGAAACACGGAATTGTGTTTAAGCTTGAAACATCTGTTGATGAGATAATTGGGGATGGTAAGGTAGAAAAGGTAAGGCTGAAAAATGGTGAGGTTTTAGATAGCGACATAGTTGTGTTTGCCATAGGTGTTGTTCCAAACATTGACTTTTTAAAAGGGACAGAACTCAAAATCAACCGTGGAATTGTTGTAGACGAGCATATGAGGACAAACATTGAGGATGTATACGCAGCAGGTGACTGCGCAGAAGGATACGACTTTGTATTTGAGCAGCAAAGAGTAATTCCTATCTGGCCAAATGCGTACAATCAGGGCGAGACAGCAGGTTATAATATGGCAGGGGTTGAAAAGACATTTGACAGAGGATTTCCAATGAACTCTATAGGGTTTTTTGATGTACACATGATAACAGCAGGAATTGTTGTGCCAAACTCAGATGATATAGAGGTGCTTGTAAAGCATGATAAAGAAAAGAATGCTTATAGAAAGATCTATGTCAAAAATGGTCGTGTTTTAGGATTTATGTTTATAAACTCAATTGACAGAGCAGGCATGATAACAAACATGATAAAAGAAGGTTTGAATGTTGAAAGCATAAAACATAGGCTTCTTGACGATGATTTTGGATACTTAGACTTGCCAAAAGAGCTGAGGCAAGAGAAGATTTTAGGGGGTGCAAAAGCTTAA
- a CDS encoding 4Fe-4S dicluster domain-containing protein produces the protein MAKKIFPKEEVCVGCHLCEVYCVYAHSKYKKPTPKAHELIKLYNKYKDSKPTPRILVEEKSGEWTTFALQCRHCDDAPCTKACITGAMKKLEDGRVICDEEKCVGCWSCIMACPHGAVRRGENKKAASKCDLCLELGEPACVKNCPNEALVIKEV, from the coding sequence GTGGCAAAGAAGATATTTCCAAAAGAAGAGGTGTGTGTGGGCTGCCATTTGTGCGAGGTTTACTGTGTTTATGCCCACTCAAAATACAAAAAGCCGACTCCAAAGGCACATGAGCTTATAAAGCTTTACAACAAATACAAAGATTCAAAACCAACACCAAGGATTTTGGTTGAAGAAAAAAGTGGTGAATGGACCACATTTGCACTGCAGTGCAGACATTGCGACGATGCCCCCTGCACTAAAGCTTGTATCACAGGTGCTATGAAAAAGCTTGAAGACGGAAGAGTCATCTGCGATGAGGAAAAGTGTGTCGGGTGCTGGTCATGTATAATGGCATGTCCGCACGGGGCAGTAAGGCGCGGGGAGAACAAAAAAGCAGCATCCAAGTGTGATTTGTGTTTGGAACTTGGTGAGCCTGCGTGCGTCAAGAACTGCCCGAACGAGGCGCTTGTAATCAAAGAGGTGTAA
- a CDS encoding glutamate synthase-related protein, which produces MISLYENEFEVVRDELKCIRCKVCVRQCANEVHEYDEEEDRVVADSSKCVACHRCVVMCPTKAITIKKTENAFKENANWTAAYINEIYKQAETGGILLTGMGCDKPIPIYWDRLLINASQVTNPSIDPLREPMELKTFIGRKPDKLEFDENGNLKTKLPPQLELEVPIMFSAMSFGSISLNACESLAAAAVEVGTYWNTGEGGLHQKLYKYKERAIVQCASGRFGVDVDYLNAGAAIEIKIGQGAKPGIGGHLPGEKVGEEVSRTRMIPIGSDAISPAPHHDIYSIEDLRQLIFALKEATNYTKPVGVKIAAVHNVAAIASGIARAGADFITIDGVRGGTGAAPLRIRDNVGIPIELALAAVDSRLREEGIRNQVSIIVAGSIRNSSDVVKAIALGADAVYIGTAALISLGCHVCQKCHTGKCNWGIATQDPVLVKRLNPEIGARRAANLLRAWAHEIKEMLGLMGINALESLRGNRLMLRAVGLTEKEMEILGVKHAGEGV; this is translated from the coding sequence ATGATTTCGCTATATGAAAACGAGTTTGAGGTTGTAAGGGACGAGCTAAAGTGCATTCGTTGTAAAGTGTGTGTAAGACAGTGTGCAAACGAAGTTCATGAATATGATGAAGAAGAAGACAGAGTTGTTGCAGATTCTTCAAAGTGTGTTGCATGCCACAGATGTGTTGTTATGTGTCCAACAAAAGCAATTACAATCAAAAAGACAGAAAATGCATTCAAGGAGAATGCTAACTGGACAGCAGCTTATATAAATGAAATCTACAAACAGGCAGAGACAGGTGGAATACTTTTGACTGGTATGGGTTGCGACAAGCCTATTCCCATTTACTGGGATAGACTCTTAATAAACGCGAGCCAAGTTACAAATCCGTCAATTGACCCGCTGAGAGAGCCGATGGAGCTCAAAACCTTTATTGGCAGAAAACCTGATAAGCTTGAGTTTGATGAAAATGGTAACCTTAAAACCAAACTTCCGCCACAGCTTGAATTAGAAGTACCTATTATGTTTTCTGCGATGTCATTTGGTTCTATTTCACTCAATGCCTGCGAGTCTTTGGCAGCAGCAGCAGTTGAGGTAGGGACATACTGGAATACAGGGGAAGGTGGACTTCATCAAAAGCTTTACAAGTACAAAGAAAGAGCAATAGTTCAGTGTGCATCAGGAAGATTTGGAGTTGATGTTGACTATTTGAATGCAGGTGCGGCAATTGAGATAAAGATAGGTCAGGGTGCAAAGCCGGGGATTGGCGGGCACCTTCCTGGTGAAAAGGTTGGTGAAGAGGTATCAAGAACAAGAATGATTCCAATAGGCTCTGATGCAATCTCACCAGCACCACACCATGATATTTATTCAATTGAGGACTTAAGACAGCTCATTTTTGCGCTAAAAGAGGCCACAAACTACACAAAACCGGTTGGTGTCAAGATTGCAGCTGTTCACAACGTTGCAGCAATTGCATCTGGAATTGCAAGGGCTGGGGCTGACTTTATCACAATAGACGGTGTCAGAGGCGGAACAGGTGCAGCACCGCTTAGAATAAGGGATAATGTTGGTATACCTATAGAGCTGGCTTTGGCAGCGGTGGACTCAAGACTTCGAGAAGAAGGAATTAGAAATCAGGTGTCAATCATTGTTGCAGGGTCAATCAGAAATAGTAGCGATGTTGTAAAAGCAATTGCACTTGGTGCTGATGCTGTTTACATTGGAACAGCAGCACTGATTTCTTTAGGGTGCCATGTTTGCCAGAAGTGCCACACTGGTAAATGCAACTGGGGTATTGCAACACAGGACCCTGTTTTGGTAAAAAGACTCAACCCTGAGATTGGTGCAAGAAGAGCAGCAAACCTGCTTCGTGCTTGGGCTCATGAGATAAAAGAGATGCTGGGATTAATGGGAATAAATGCTTTGGAGAGCTTGAGAGGGAATAGACTAATGCTCAGGGCAGTTGGGCTGACAGAAAAAGAAATGGAAATTCTGGGTGTCAAGCATGCAGGAGAGGGGGTCTAA
- a CDS encoding class II glutamine amidotransferase, with amino-acid sequence MLREGQVRIPSGCAISGFINKKGVRISGTDIINSIAIMKERGNGLGGGFAAYGIYPDRKDWYAFHLFFDDIKAKEDTEHFLNQNFEILESEVIPTRKVSSIQNSPIVWRYFVKPLEKRLRDAEKTEEDFVVDSVMFINSRIEGAYVFSSGKNMGAFKGVGYPEDIGEFFRIDEYKAYIWTAHSRFPTNTPGWWGGAHPFTLLDWSIVHNGEISSYGTNYRYLEMFGYKCTLRTDTEVMAYLFDLLLRKHKLSVEIAAKALAAPFWSVIDRQSEQEREKLRAIRAVYASCLVNGPFSIILGFSNGILALNDRIKLRPLVAAQKGDFVYVASEESAIREICKDPEKVWMPKGGEPVYVTLDEGVIV; translated from the coding sequence TTGTTAAGGGAAGGGCAAGTTAGAATTCCATCTGGTTGTGCTATTTCGGGGTTTATTAACAAAAAGGGTGTGAGGATTTCTGGCACAGACATCATCAATTCTATTGCCATCATGAAGGAAAGAGGAAATGGACTTGGTGGCGGGTTTGCAGCGTATGGAATCTATCCTGACAGAAAAGACTGGTATGCTTTTCACCTATTTTTTGATGATATAAAAGCAAAAGAGGATACAGAGCACTTTTTAAACCAAAACTTTGAAATATTAGAAAGTGAAGTAATTCCAACAAGAAAGGTTTCAAGCATTCAAAACAGCCCAATTGTCTGGAGATATTTTGTAAAGCCGCTTGAGAAAAGACTGAGAGATGCAGAAAAAACAGAAGAGGACTTTGTTGTAGACAGTGTTATGTTTATAAACAGCAGAATTGAAGGTGCATATGTATTTTCAAGCGGAAAAAACATGGGTGCATTCAAAGGAGTTGGGTATCCAGAGGACATAGGCGAGTTTTTCAGGATTGATGAATACAAAGCATATATCTGGACAGCGCACTCAAGATTCCCAACAAATACGCCAGGCTGGTGGGGCGGTGCGCACCCGTTTACCCTGCTTGACTGGTCGATTGTCCACAATGGCGAGATTTCGTCATATGGCACAAATTATAGATATTTGGAGATGTTTGGTTACAAGTGTACACTCAGAACAGATACTGAGGTCATGGCATACCTTTTTGACCTTCTTTTGAGAAAGCACAAGCTTTCTGTTGAGATTGCAGCTAAAGCCCTGGCAGCTCCTTTTTGGAGTGTGATTGACAGACAAAGCGAACAAGAAAGAGAAAAGCTCAGAGCAATAAGAGCAGTATATGCGTCTTGTTTAGTGAATGGTCCGTTTTCGATAATCTTGGGATTTTCAAATGGAATATTGGCGCTTAATGATAGAATAAAGCTGCGACCACTTGTGGCTGCACAAAAAGGTGATTTTGTGTATGTTGCATCAGAAGAGTCGGCTATTAGAGAGATTTGCAAAGACCCAGAAAAGGTTTGGATGCCCAAAGGCGGAGAGCCTGTGTATGTTACTTTGGACGAAGGGGTGATAGTATGA
- a CDS encoding cupin domain-containing protein, which produces MPKRNIKEQPTLFGDPGFSSWGIAYYKKGQKNIVERHMHDCDEYYFILEGKLKVISEDKEYILEKGDMLWTKMGNFHEIVEALEDTTMFWLEGPLMGKKRKGHQYEP; this is translated from the coding sequence ATGCCAAAGCGAAATATAAAAGAGCAACCTACATTGTTTGGCGACCCTGGATTTTCTTCGTGGGGTATAGCTTATTATAAAAAAGGGCAGAAAAATATTGTAGAAAGGCATATGCATGACTGTGATGAGTATTATTTTATACTTGAAGGGAAATTGAAAGTGATTTCAGAAGACAAGGAATACATACTTGAAAAAGGTGATATGCTGTGGACCAAAATGGGCAACTTTCATGAAATTGTAGAAGCTTTAGAGGACACAACAATGTTTTGGCTGGAAGGTCCTCTTATGGGTAAAAAACGAAAAGGACATCAATATGAGCCATGA
- a CDS encoding calcium-translocating P-type ATPase, SERCA-type — translation MNQNFSDFHSKTIKTVLENFKTSLSGLSYQEAEERLKVYGKNVIEEGKKKSIFALFLEQFKNVMVLVLFAAAIISILLGEAADAAIILAVLLINAVFGVAQELKAEKAIDALKKLNMPYAKVYRDGHLMQIKTDEIVVGDIIEIEAGDIVPADLRLIESFNLKIDESALTGESVPVEKDANSVLDKSTPLAERTNMAFMGTIVTYGRAKGVVVSTGMKTEIGKIANFVNLQSAIDTKTPLHEKLEEIGKYLTVAILAIAFIVFITGLLYKRDVFEMFLTAVSLAVAAIPEGLPAVVTIVLAIGVQRMAKRNAIIRRLSSIETLGRVEVICSDKTGTLTQNKMNVVKVYCNNTLFENLEHEDKTSKTLLQIMALCNDVKLDLVDKKPQFIGDPTEIALVKFAYEKGLNKNAIEKVFKRVYEIPFDSVRKMMTTVHEVKNDEKLLVFSKGAVDVIINKCKFIMVNGEILSLDENTNQKILQANKEMTSNALRVLAFAYKEIDKNELEDENSIEDSLIFIGLVGMIDPPRKEAYGAVEVCYQAGITPVMITGDHKDTALAIAKELKIIDTSKEELSQVLTGSEIEKLDEQQLKEKVKEVRVYARVSPEHKLRIVDAWKSHGKIVAMTGDGVNDAPALKAADIGIGMGITGTDVTKNVSDVILADDNFATIVAAVEEGRKIYDNIRKTIQFLLSSNIGEVVTLFFATLLNWVVLYPIHILWVNLVTDTFPALALGMEKAESDVMKRKPKKTSENIFAGGLGFSILYQGFLKGLITLLVFFIGNKLYGHKTAITMTFMVLSLIQLTHAYNVRSNINSLFKMGVFSNKYLNLAFIASFLLQVVVLLVPPLRELFKLSYLNFSQWTIVIVASLSIIPIVEVVKYFTRHFHKE, via the coding sequence TTGAATCAAAATTTTTCTGATTTTCACTCTAAAACTATTAAGACCGTTTTGGAGAATTTCAAAACAAGTTTAAGCGGACTTTCCTATCAAGAGGCAGAAGAAAGACTTAAAGTGTACGGAAAAAACGTAATTGAAGAAGGAAAAAAGAAATCCATATTTGCTCTTTTCCTGGAACAATTCAAGAATGTAATGGTACTTGTACTTTTTGCTGCGGCTATAATCTCTATTCTTCTTGGTGAAGCAGCAGATGCCGCAATCATCTTGGCAGTACTGCTCATCAATGCAGTCTTTGGAGTTGCGCAGGAACTAAAAGCTGAAAAAGCCATTGATGCTCTCAAAAAGCTTAATATGCCCTATGCAAAAGTTTACAGAGATGGACATTTGATGCAAATCAAAACTGATGAAATTGTTGTTGGTGATATAATTGAGATTGAAGCGGGAGATATTGTCCCAGCAGACCTGAGACTCATTGAAAGTTTCAATCTTAAAATTGATGAGTCAGCTTTAACTGGAGAATCTGTCCCTGTTGAAAAAGATGCAAATAGTGTTCTTGATAAGTCAACTCCTCTTGCAGAAAGAACCAATATGGCTTTCATGGGAACAATTGTAACATATGGTCGAGCAAAAGGCGTGGTTGTTTCAACAGGTATGAAAACAGAGATAGGCAAAATTGCAAACTTTGTCAACCTACAGTCTGCGATTGATACTAAAACTCCTCTCCATGAGAAGTTAGAAGAAATTGGGAAATATCTCACAGTTGCAATTCTTGCAATAGCATTTATTGTCTTTATAACAGGATTGCTTTATAAGCGAGATGTATTTGAAATGTTTTTGACAGCTGTGTCATTGGCTGTTGCTGCAATCCCTGAAGGACTTCCTGCCGTTGTGACAATTGTTCTGGCAATTGGCGTTCAAAGAATGGCAAAACGAAACGCTATAATAAGAAGATTGTCTTCAATTGAGACATTAGGAAGAGTAGAAGTTATTTGCTCTGACAAAACAGGGACACTTACTCAAAACAAGATGAATGTCGTAAAAGTCTATTGTAACAATACCTTGTTCGAAAATCTTGAGCACGAAGATAAAACATCTAAAACCTTACTTCAGATAATGGCACTATGTAATGACGTCAAACTTGATTTAGTTGACAAAAAACCTCAGTTTATAGGAGACCCTACCGAAATTGCCTTGGTAAAATTTGCTTATGAAAAAGGATTAAACAAGAATGCCATCGAAAAGGTTTTTAAAAGAGTGTACGAAATACCTTTTGACTCTGTAAGAAAAATGATGACAACTGTACACGAAGTCAAAAATGATGAAAAACTTCTGGTATTTTCCAAAGGTGCTGTGGATGTGATAATTAATAAGTGCAAGTTTATAATGGTAAATGGTGAAATACTCTCTCTTGATGAAAATACAAACCAAAAAATACTGCAAGCAAACAAAGAAATGACATCAAACGCCCTTCGAGTATTGGCATTTGCTTATAAAGAAATTGATAAAAATGAGTTAGAAGATGAAAATTCTATTGAAGATAGCCTCATCTTTATAGGACTTGTTGGAATGATTGACCCGCCAAGGAAAGAAGCTTATGGAGCAGTTGAAGTGTGCTACCAAGCAGGAATCACACCTGTGATGATAACAGGTGACCACAAAGACACAGCTTTAGCCATTGCAAAAGAATTAAAAATAATTGATACAAGCAAAGAAGAACTTTCACAGGTTTTGACTGGTAGTGAAATTGAAAAATTAGATGAGCAGCAGCTAAAAGAAAAAGTAAAAGAAGTGAGAGTATATGCAAGAGTCTCTCCAGAGCACAAATTAAGAATTGTTGATGCATGGAAAAGTCATGGCAAAATAGTTGCTATGACAGGTGATGGTGTAAACGACGCACCTGCTTTAAAAGCTGCTGATATTGGAATTGGTATGGGAATAACCGGAACTGATGTTACCAAAAATGTATCTGATGTTATTCTGGCTGACGATAACTTTGCAACAATTGTTGCAGCTGTTGAAGAAGGAAGAAAGATTTATGACAACATACGAAAGACCATACAATTTTTGCTTTCTTCAAACATTGGAGAGGTTGTAACACTCTTTTTTGCAACACTTTTAAACTGGGTAGTATTGTATCCAATTCATATCTTGTGGGTAAACCTTGTAACTGATACGTTCCCTGCTCTGGCACTTGGCATGGAAAAAGCAGAAAGTGATGTAATGAAGAGAAAACCAAAGAAAACTTCAGAAAATATTTTTGCAGGTGGGCTTGGTTTTTCAATTTTGTATCAAGGTTTTCTAAAAGGTTTGATAACATTACTGGTCTTCTTTATTGGGAACAAATTATATGGCCACAAAACTGCCATCACTATGACTTTCATGGTATTGAGCCTCATACAACTTACACATGCATACAATGTGCGTTCAAACATTAATTCGCTGTTTAAAATGGGTGTATTTTCAAACAAATATTTAAATCTTGCTTTTATAGCGTCGTTTCTGCTTCAGGTTGTAGTGCTATTAGTTCCGCCACTGAGAGAGCTATTTAAGCTCTCCTACCTCAATTTTTCACAATGGACAATCGTAATTGTTGCGTCACTTTCTATTATCCCAATTGTGGAAGTTGTAAAATATTTCACACGACATTTCCATAAAGAATAA
- a CDS encoding sodium:calcium antiporter — MVEGYVLKLIISLFVILMGCTFFTNAVEWFGKKLNLAEGAIGSILAAVGTALPETIIPIIAILFSKGESSNEVGIGAIAGAPFMLGTLAFFITGLAVIIYTLLKKRTLKMNVDLSAFERDLTYFMIVYGIAVATTFIQNHKLIRTIIAIILFVAYLIYIKKTLADESENEETQKLEELYFTRFLKLPNNFLWISAQLILSLAIIIFGARLFVEYVQKVATLIGISALVLSIIITPIATELPEKLNSVIWIGKKKDTLALGNITGAMVFQSSVPVVFGIIFTPWNLKGITMVSAILAFSSSVLNILWVKIRKNVNPFALLFGGVLYLIFIAYVFWI, encoded by the coding sequence ATGGTAGAAGGATATGTCTTAAAACTGATTATTTCTTTATTTGTTATACTTATGGGCTGTACCTTTTTTACAAATGCTGTTGAATGGTTTGGAAAAAAGTTAAACCTTGCCGAGGGAGCAATTGGAAGCATTTTAGCTGCGGTTGGCACAGCTTTGCCAGAAACCATTATACCCATTATTGCTATCCTTTTTTCAAAGGGTGAAAGTTCAAATGAAGTTGGAATTGGTGCGATTGCCGGTGCACCTTTTATGCTTGGAACACTTGCTTTTTTCATCACAGGTCTGGCAGTTATAATTTACACATTGCTTAAAAAAAGAACCCTAAAAATGAATGTCGACCTGAGTGCATTTGAAAGAGACCTTACCTACTTTATGATTGTGTATGGCATTGCTGTTGCAACAACTTTTATACAAAACCATAAGCTAATTAGAACAATAATTGCTATCATTCTTTTTGTTGCTTATCTTATCTATATAAAAAAGACTTTGGCGGATGAGTCTGAAAATGAAGAAACACAAAAGCTTGAAGAGCTGTACTTTACAAGGTTTTTAAAACTTCCAAACAACTTTCTTTGGATAAGCGCCCAGCTTATTCTCTCACTTGCTATAATAATCTTTGGTGCTCGCCTTTTTGTCGAATATGTACAGAAAGTGGCAACCTTGATTGGAATCTCAGCACTTGTTCTTTCAATCATCATCACGCCAATTGCAACAGAGCTTCCTGAAAAGCTGAATTCTGTAATATGGATTGGTAAGAAAAAAGACACGCTTGCACTTGGAAATATAACAGGTGCTATGGTATTTCAGTCGTCCGTTCCTGTTGTTTTTGGCATAATTTTTACGCCATGGAACTTAAAAGGAATTACAATGGTATCTGCTATTTTGGCTTTTTCGTCTTCTGTTTTAAATATTCTGTGGGTTAAAATTAGAAAGAATGTTAATCCATTTGCGCTTTTGTTTGGTGGAGTGCTGTATCTTATATTTATAGCTTACGTTTTCTGGATATAA
- a CDS encoding nucleopolyhedrovirus P10 family protein: protein MSDREILELILEKVTIIDQKVDRLEKRVENLEKRVENLEKKVEALERRVESLERRVESLERRVESLEKRMDSLEARVEKLELQVAENTQILKALEHLAQVNKVEHDNFTHQLARVEGLLSSEIPKKKEEHQLLFVKTEENSEKITRPEKDMVVIESVCGKNMQDIAFLKGVKN, encoded by the coding sequence ATGAGTGATAGGGAAATATTGGAGTTAATACTTGAAAAAGTAACTATAATTGACCAAAAGGTTGACAGGCTTGAAAAGAGGGTTGAAAATCTTGAAAAGAGAGTTGAAAACCTTGAAAAGAAAGTTGAAGCCCTCGAAAGGAGAGTTGAAAGCCTCGAAAGAAGAGTTGAGAGTCTCGAAAGAAGAGTAGAAAGCCTTGAAAAGAGAATGGATTCACTTGAGGCAAGAGTTGAAAAGTTAGAACTTCAGGTTGCAGAAAACACCCAGATTTTAAAAGCCTTAGAGCACTTAGCGCAGGTAAACAAAGTGGAACATGACAATTTTACCCATCAGCTTGCACGGGTTGAAGGGCTACTTTCTTCTGAGATACCAAAAAAGAAAGAAGAACATCAGCTGCTTTTTGTAAAGACCGAGGAAAATTCTGAGAAGATAACAAGGCCTGAAAAAGACATGGTTGTGATTGAATCTGTTTGTGGTAAGAATATGCAAGATATAGCATTTTTGAAAGGTGTAAAAAATTAA
- a CDS encoding ABC transporter ATP-binding protein, with product MIKVEHLTKKYGQHYAIHDISFEVQKGEIVGFLGPNGAGKSTTMNIITGYLSPTEGTAYVDGFDILEEPEEVKKRIGYLPENPPLYMDMTVQEYLDFVSDIKKVDKKEKKRSMDKIMETVGIAHVRNRLIKNLSKGYKQRVGLAQALIGNPPVLILDEPTIGLDPKQIIEIRSVIKNLRSEHTIILSSHILPEVSAVCERVLIINKGKIVASDTPENLSKRLTHGSKLQLRVLGQRQKVYGILEKVPGVKYIEFIGPKEPNTVEVIVESENDVDIRADIFYALSEAKLPILMMRAVDLTLEEIFLQLTTEEKEAEAV from the coding sequence TTGATAAAGGTTGAACATTTAACCAAAAAGTATGGCCAGCACTATGCAATTCACGACATCTCATTTGAAGTGCAAAAGGGGGAAATTGTTGGTTTTTTGGGCCCAAACGGTGCTGGAAAATCTACCACAATGAATATCATAACAGGGTATTTATCACCTACAGAAGGAACAGCCTACGTTGATGGATTCGACATCTTAGAAGAGCCTGAAGAAGTGAAAAAAAGAATTGGATACCTTCCTGAAAACCCACCGCTTTATATGGACATGACTGTGCAAGAATACCTTGATTTTGTGAGCGACATTAAAAAGGTAGACAAAAAAGAGAAAAAAAGAAGCATGGACAAGATAATGGAAACTGTTGGCATTGCCCATGTGAGAAACAGGCTCATAAAAAATCTTTCAAAAGGTTATAAGCAAAGAGTTGGACTTGCCCAGGCTTTGATTGGAAATCCACCTGTTTTGATTTTGGACGAACCTACAATCGGACTTGACCCAAAGCAGATAATTGAGATTAGGTCTGTAATTAAGAATCTTCGAAGTGAACACACAATAATTTTAAGCTCACATATCTTGCCAGAGGTAAGTGCTGTCTGCGAAAGAGTTTTAATAATAAACAAAGGAAAAATAGTTGCAAGTGACACGCCTGAGAATCTATCTAAAAGACTTACCCACGGAAGCAAACTTCAGCTAAGAGTATTGGGTCAAAGACAAAAGGTTTATGGGATACTTGAAAAGGTACCGGGTGTAAAATACATAGAATTTATTGGTCCAAAAGAACCAAACACCGTTGAGGTCATTGTTGAATCAGAAAACGACGTAGATATAAGGGCAGATATATTCTATGCGCTGAGCGAGGCAAAACTTCCTATTCTGATGATGAGAGCGGTTGACCTGACGCTTGAGGAGATATTCCTGCAGCTCACAACTGAGGAGAAGGAGGCTGAAGCTGTATGA